Below is a window of Halomicrobium mukohataei DSM 12286 DNA.
CCGAGGTGGGCGTGTTCGTCCTTGTTGGTGCCACACTCGTGTTTCGAGTCGTTGAGGTGGATGCAAGCGAGGTTGTCGAGTCCGACCACGTCGTCGAACTCGGCGATAGTCTCGGCGACGCCGTCGGCCGTCGAGATGTCGTAGCCCGCCGCGAAGGCGTGGGCCGTGTCGACACAGACTTCGAGGTCCTGCTCGGAGCGGTCGAGCACCTCGGCGAGGTGTTCGAACTCGCCGCCGAGTTTCGTCCCGCTGCCGGCGTCGGACTCGACGAGCACCGTGACGCCGTCGGGAATCGTCAGTTCGTCCAGCGCGCTCGCGGCGTTGTCGAGACCGCCCTCGACACCGGCTCCCGTGTGCGCACCGAGGTGGACGTTGACGTACTCGACGCCGAGTGTGTCGGCGGCGTCGACCTCCTTTTGCATCGAGTCGATCGACTTCGCCCGGAGGTCGTCTTTGGGGGTACAGAGGTTGACGAGGTACGACGAGTGGATGACCCACGGGCCGACGCCGTGTTCGTCGCTGCGTTCGCGGAACTGTTCGGCCTCCTCGTCCTCGATGTTCGGGTCCTGCCAGACCTGTGGCGAGTGGCTGAAGATCTGGCCGCAGTTCCCACCGTAGTCGACCTGTTCGTCGACGGCGTTGTACGCTCCGCCGGCGATCGAGGTGTGTGCTCCGACGCGCATACCGGTGGATACGGACGGTCGATCAAAGCACTTCCGAAGGCACCGCCGGGAGTTTTCAACTCGGGGTCCCAAGGTCGAGTGTGCCAGCAGACGCGCTCCCGCCGGACGTGTACGCCGTCCTCGACCAGTTGCTCACCGAGGCCAGTCGAGCGGTCGCCAGCGGCGACCACGAGACCGCGTCCAGCGCCGTCGACAGCGCGGCGACGGTGACCGAGAACAAGGTGCCACCCGGCCCACAGCGGCGGCTGCTCGACCACTGCTGTGAGACGGTGACCGACCTGCTCGAAGCCGAGGACACCGACGCGGCGCTGATCCGAGAGTACCTGCGAGCGACGAGCGAGCGACTCGTCGTCGAGGCCGGCGGCTCCTGATACTGCCGGCTGTAACTTCGTTCAGATATTCCCCTCCCCGAGGTGGCGAAATCCGTGACAGATTTACAGCCGGTAGTATGAGGCTGTCAGGCCGTCGGGTCCGTCCGCTCGTGGGTCCAGGCGTCCGTCTCGAATTTCTCGCTCGCGCGCTCGCGCGCACGCGAACTGATCTCCTCTGGCCACGACGTTTCCGCGACGGTCCCACCGAGCGTCGTCTCGACCCACTCGCGGAGTGTGTCACGGAGCGTCGCGACGGCCGCCGATCGGGAACGGTCGACGTACTCCTCGATACCGCCGACCCGGTCGGCGAACGCGTCCGGTTCCGGCTCGCCGGTGAAACAGGCACAGTGGCGCGCCGGGGTCGTCTCGAAGGTGAGCGAGCCGTGTTGCACGACGGCGTCTCGCTGTCGATACTGGGCGTTGCCGCTGATCTTGCGGCCGTCCGGGCCGACCACGTCGTGTGCCGGGTGTAACGCCCGGAGGTAACAGG
It encodes the following:
- a CDS encoding deoxyribonuclease IV, coding for MRVGAHTSIAGGAYNAVDEQVDYGGNCGQIFSHSPQVWQDPNIEDEEAEQFRERSDEHGVGPWVIHSSYLVNLCTPKDDLRAKSIDSMQKEVDAADTLGVEYVNVHLGAHTGAGVEGGLDNAASALDELTIPDGVTVLVESDAGSGTKLGGEFEHLAEVLDRSEQDLEVCVDTAHAFAAGYDISTADGVAETIAEFDDVVGLDNLACIHLNDSKHECGTNKDEHAHLGEGYIGEEGMAALLTHEALEDVPFVLETPTEDGRGFEWNIERARELGNA